One Persephonella hydrogeniphila DNA window includes the following coding sequences:
- a CDS encoding tetratricopeptide repeat protein, with amino-acid sequence MLLFFFYGFAVSQENQPVPEKKTEKVYTPEEIKQLEEDYRLALQMYRRGSYYTALNVLSKLVRDRNNPFYGKALFLMAKIYLHLGRKTGLKEFIQKAMYYLNTYSYSVENPFDWEFYYTKGNIYENLYMYERALAMYKKAFSMADTPKKQFKTVVAILRVAAWLKRMDIITRYIILVNLSELSEKEKKEFEFVKGLVEFEKGNYKEAIKYLIPVYKTYEEYLIENPDYYLIVGENAYRLGDYSFAKKIFKRIISIVKDESVIRKALLRLGDIALKEGDKILAMNYYYEVVKKYPDTDEAVIAKLKLIALGKRDRDIQIRLLTSEDKDFKDPLGFILKALVLNRNNYVGFFALADFGFMVLGSKSEKLFDKLVHELSLVNISRMKYEHIEYIRELWEPELYRLNYMRVCKLFSSNEKFFYTVFDRKMLEHFYSNLKKCGKLKMAFDIANFLYNKWKDDRAVLLLADAYYSLEKYKKSVEILKKIKNKNCQYYILLSKNYIFLKKADISLIDRIKNRCKKESVEKRVVISYLFLENGQVEKAFKTVEPVTDKLPDYYTKTVIGKMFIRKIVYLLFEKELYQQALKILIPLSERLKKDCDINSWVLVAAVRTDMEKLIEKYRQRIQQCNTEWSLIAKNIYEDYQVIRGLKNE; translated from the coding sequence TTGCTTTTATTTTTTTTCTATGGATTTGCCGTATCACAGGAGAATCAACCTGTCCCTGAGAAAAAAACAGAAAAAGTATACACACCTGAAGAGATAAAGCAGTTAGAGGAAGATTATAGACTTGCTCTCCAGATGTACAGGAGAGGTTCTTATTACACAGCATTAAATGTACTGTCAAAACTTGTAAGGGACAGGAATAACCCCTTTTACGGCAAAGCCCTTTTCCTTATGGCAAAGATATACCTTCATCTTGGTAGAAAAACAGGTCTTAAAGAGTTCATACAGAAGGCGATGTATTATCTAAACACATACTCATACTCTGTAGAAAATCCGTTTGACTGGGAATTTTACTACACAAAAGGTAATATCTATGAGAACCTTTACATGTATGAAAGGGCACTGGCTATGTATAAAAAAGCCTTTTCTATGGCTGATACTCCAAAAAAGCAGTTTAAGACAGTAGTTGCTATCCTCAGAGTAGCTGCATGGCTGAAAAGGATGGATATAATCACAAGGTATATTATACTTGTGAACCTTTCTGAGCTTTCAGAAAAAGAGAAAAAAGAGTTTGAGTTTGTAAAAGGTCTTGTAGAGTTTGAGAAGGGAAACTATAAAGAGGCTATAAAATACCTTATCCCAGTATATAAAACTTATGAAGAGTACCTTATAGAAAACCCTGATTATTACCTGATTGTAGGAGAGAATGCCTACAGGCTTGGAGATTACAGTTTTGCAAAAAAGATATTCAAAAGAATTATAAGTATAGTAAAAGATGAATCTGTTATAAGAAAAGCTTTACTGCGACTGGGTGATATAGCCCTTAAAGAAGGTGATAAAATTCTGGCGATGAATTATTATTATGAGGTAGTAAAGAAATATCCAGACACAGATGAGGCTGTAATAGCAAAACTAAAACTAATAGCCCTCGGCAAAAGAGATAGAGATATTCAGATAAGGCTTTTAACTTCAGAGGATAAGGATTTTAAAGATCCCCTTGGTTTTATTTTAAAGGCGCTTGTTCTGAACAGAAACAACTATGTTGGTTTCTTTGCACTTGCAGATTTTGGGTTTATGGTTCTTGGCTCAAAATCAGAAAAGCTGTTTGACAAACTTGTACACGAACTTTCCCTTGTTAATATCAGCCGTATGAAGTATGAGCATATAGAGTATATAAGGGAGTTGTGGGAACCTGAGTTGTACAGACTGAACTATATGAGAGTATGTAAGCTTTTCTCTTCAAATGAAAAATTTTTTTATACAGTTTTTGACAGAAAAATGCTTGAGCATTTTTATTCAAATTTAAAAAAGTGCGGTAAACTAAAAATGGCTTTTGATATAGCAAACTTTCTGTACAACAAATGGAAAGATGATAGAGCAGTTTTACTTTTGGCGGATGCTTATTACTCTTTAGAAAAATATAAAAAATCAGTCGAGATCTTAAAAAAGATAAAAAATAAAAACTGTCAGTATTATATACTTCTGTCAAAAAATTATATCTTTTTGAAAAAAGCGGATATATCGCTTATAGATAGAATAAAAAATAGATGTAAAAAAGAGAGTGTAGAGAAAAGAGTGGTAATATCCTATCTATTTTTAGAGAACGGACAGGTAGAGAAAGCTTTTAAAACTGTTGAACCTGTGACAGACAAACTTCCTGATTACTATACAAAAACTGTTATAGGAAAGATGTTCATAAGGAAAATTGTTTACCTGTTATTTGAAAAAGAACTTTACCAACAAGCTCTAAAGATATTAATACCCCTGTCCGAAAGGCTAAAAAAGGACTGTGATATAAATAGCTGGGTGCTGGTAGCTGCTGTGAGGACAGATATGGAAAAACTTATTGAAAAATACAGGCAGAGAATTCAGCAGTGTAATACAGAATGGAGCCTTATAGCAAAAAATATTTATGAAGACTACCAAGTAATCAGAGGTCTAAAAAATGAGTGA
- the fliF gene encoding flagellar basal-body MS-ring/collar protein FliF, which yields MDINQLKERALDLGKRFATPRNIAILLAGFLLISILGYVAYRSVSTTEYAVLYTNLSPDDAGKILTVLQEEKIPYKVEGGGSIILVPKDKVYDIRLKLAAKGLPSSQTVGFEIFEEPKMGITQFQENVNYLRALEGELARTIRQLDPVQNVRVNIALPKESIFVREEEEPKASVVVKLWPGKDLSKEQVKAIVFLVSHAVPRLKPDNVTVVDNRGRVLSDLLDEESQFAATDKTVQLKKKLERQIERNIQTMLAKALGSDKVVVRASVELEIAKVRQKDEIVDPDKVAVVSERKIQEKLRETETPAVTPPGTPTNVPPVMQGTQTVVNRDKSKKDQTKNYEVTKSYISTDRNVFKIKRLSVGVLIDGKYEKQVDKEGKVTYKFIPRSPEEIKTYENLIKSAIGYDPKRGDQITVASVPFETKPEVVEEKPAVTNWILIGGIAFLVVLILAVATFMVLKTLKGKKKKEEIPLPPGVTPEMAAGVYALHEKEMEEFKLEKEPVFQKLVEIAEESPELIADLVSKWLKEEGK from the coding sequence TTGGATATAAATCAACTTAAGGAAAGGGCTTTAGATTTAGGAAAAAGATTTGCTACACCGCGAAATATAGCTATTTTACTGGCTGGCTTTTTGCTTATTTCCATATTAGGTTATGTTGCTTACAGATCTGTTTCTACTACCGAGTATGCTGTTCTATACACTAATCTATCGCCAGACGATGCAGGAAAAATTCTTACGGTGCTTCAGGAAGAAAAAATCCCTTACAAGGTTGAAGGGGGAGGAAGTATCATACTGGTTCCTAAAGACAAAGTATACGATATAAGACTTAAATTGGCTGCAAAAGGTCTTCCTTCCAGCCAGACAGTTGGGTTTGAGATATTTGAAGAGCCAAAAATGGGAATTACCCAATTTCAGGAGAATGTCAACTACCTTAGGGCTCTTGAAGGAGAGCTTGCCAGAACTATAAGGCAGTTAGATCCTGTTCAAAATGTAAGGGTGAATATCGCACTTCCTAAAGAATCTATATTTGTTAGAGAAGAGGAAGAACCTAAAGCATCTGTCGTTGTAAAGCTGTGGCCGGGAAAAGACCTTTCAAAAGAACAGGTAAAAGCGATAGTTTTTCTGGTATCCCATGCAGTACCGAGACTAAAACCAGATAATGTTACTGTAGTAGATAACAGGGGAAGAGTTCTTTCAGACCTTTTAGATGAAGAATCACAGTTTGCAGCTACGGATAAGACTGTTCAGCTGAAAAAGAAATTAGAAAGACAGATAGAAAGAAATATACAGACAATGCTTGCCAAAGCCCTCGGCTCAGATAAAGTTGTAGTCAGAGCCTCTGTTGAATTAGAGATAGCAAAGGTAAGACAGAAAGATGAGATTGTAGACCCCGACAAAGTTGCTGTTGTTAGCGAAAGGAAAATTCAAGAAAAGCTGAGGGAGACAGAAACCCCCGCAGTAACTCCACCAGGTACACCAACAAACGTTCCACCTGTGATGCAGGGAACACAGACAGTAGTAAACAGAGACAAATCTAAGAAAGACCAGACTAAAAATTATGAAGTAACAAAATCCTATATAAGTACAGACAGAAATGTTTTCAAAATAAAAAGATTAAGTGTTGGTGTCCTTATAGACGGTAAGTATGAAAAGCAGGTTGATAAAGAAGGAAAGGTAACATACAAATTTATACCCCGCTCCCCTGAGGAGATAAAAACATATGAGAATCTGATAAAAAGCGCTATCGGTTATGATCCTAAAAGGGGAGATCAGATTACTGTTGCAAGTGTTCCCTTTGAAACAAAACCTGAAGTTGTAGAAGAAAAACCTGCTGTCACAAACTGGATTTTGATAGGAGGAATAGCATTTTTAGTTGTTCTTATCCTTGCTGTTGCTACATTTATGGTTCTAAAAACATTAAAAGGAAAGAAAAAGAAAGAAGAGATTCCTCTTCCTCCGGGAGTTACACCGGAGATGGCAGCAGGAGTATATGCTTTACATGAAAAAGAGATGGAAGAGTTTAAATTAGAGAAAGAACCTGTATTTCAGAAGCTTGTTGAGATTGCAGAAGAGTCTCCTGAATTAATAGCGGATCTTGTAAGTAAATGGCTAAAAGAAGAAGGTAAGTAA
- the flgB gene encoding flagellar basal body rod protein FlgB: protein MSELFSHIDILEEKASFFLERTKVIQGNIANADTPFYRPVDLKFEKVLTEQVKLKRTNPKHMDPFPEKKVKIEKFEVKNFVGYDQNRVNVEEELAKLAESSIMYKTLLESMKKEMAKLKYAISGR from the coding sequence ATGAGTGAACTATTTTCCCATATAGACATATTAGAAGAAAAAGCATCTTTTTTCTTAGAAAGAACAAAAGTTATACAGGGGAATATAGCAAACGCAGATACACCGTTTTACAGACCTGTCGACTTGAAATTTGAGAAGGTGCTGACGGAACAGGTAAAACTAAAAAGAACAAACCCAAAGCATATGGATCCTTTCCCTGAGAAAAAAGTTAAAATAGAAAAGTTTGAAGTTAAGAATTTTGTTGGTTATGATCAAAACAGAGTAAATGTTGAAGAGGAACTTGCAAAACTTGCAGAGAGTTCAATTATGTACAAAACATTACTTGAATCAATGAAAAAAGAGATGGCAAAACTGAAGTATGCAATATCTGGAAGATAG
- the flgC gene encoding flagellar basal body rod protein FlgC yields the protein MIFKGLETSVTGMAAQRIRIDISSSNLANVNSTRAENGQPYRRKVPVFQAVLDKESKVYQVRVAKVIPDPSPFKMKYDPKHPDAGPDGYVRLPNVDPLREMVDMMSAIRTYEANLTAFNTHKDMLIKSLELIKV from the coding sequence ATGATTTTTAAAGGTCTTGAAACTTCAGTTACAGGAATGGCAGCCCAGAGAATAAGGATAGATATATCTTCATCTAATCTTGCAAATGTAAACTCAACCAGAGCAGAAAATGGACAACCCTACAGAAGAAAAGTTCCTGTTTTTCAGGCTGTTTTAGATAAAGAATCTAAAGTTTATCAGGTAAGGGTTGCAAAGGTTATACCAGATCCCTCTCCATTTAAGATGAAATACGATCCAAAACATCCAGATGCAGGACCTGACGGTTATGTAAGGCTCCCAAATGTTGATCCATTAAGAGAAATGGTTGATATGATGTCAGCGATAAGAACTTATGAGGCAAATCTTACAGCATTTAACACCCATAAAGATATGCTTATTAAAAGTCTTGAATTAATTAAAGTATAA
- a CDS encoding flagellar hook assembly protein FlgD, producing MELTGVSEFLKKPQIVEAGYDNSKMKNEDFLKVLLADLAWQDPLNAKDISDFINNTVKLRQMEVLNDFQETVELLKQANEANSLVYASNLIGKKIFYEGQSTYVENGKSLVKFKLEDNAQIVNVTVMDKNGNVVEQESFSNLEGNKEYPFEIDNPQLQDGYYTVYVEAKNGERDVKATLISEGIVETVLKTDEGIKVNVNNNEVDLNSIVQIGG from the coding sequence ATGGAATTAACTGGAGTTAGTGAGTTTTTAAAAAAGCCGCAGATAGTAGAGGCAGGTTACGATAATTCTAAGATGAAAAATGAGGATTTTCTAAAGGTTCTTCTTGCAGACCTGGCGTGGCAGGATCCTCTAAATGCCAAAGATATTTCTGATTTTATAAACAACACAGTGAAGCTCAGACAGATGGAAGTCCTTAATGACTTTCAGGAAACTGTTGAACTGCTTAAACAGGCTAATGAAGCAAACTCTCTCGTATATGCTTCTAATCTTATCGGGAAAAAAATATTTTATGAAGGTCAGAGTACCTATGTTGAAAATGGAAAATCTTTAGTTAAGTTTAAATTAGAAGACAATGCCCAGATTGTTAATGTTACAGTGATGGACAAAAACGGAAATGTAGTTGAACAGGAAAGCTTCTCAAATCTTGAAGGAAATAAGGAATATCCTTTTGAGATAGATAATCCCCAGCTTCAAGATGGTTATTACACCGTGTATGTAGAAGCAAAAAATGGAGAAAGGGATGTAAAAGCCACTTTAATAAGTGAAGGAATTGTCGAAACGGTTTTAAAGACAGATGAAGGAATAAAAGTTAATGTAAATAACAATGAAGTAGACTTAAATTCTATTGTTCAGATAGGAGGTTAG
- a CDS encoding FliI/YscN family ATPase produces the protein MKLKERLRRIPRYKIKGRITGVTGPIIEAFLPKVSIGDSCKLENGVEAEVVGFKDNKTLLMAYDDTKGISVGSWIESRQEPVSVGVGEELLGCVVDPFGKPLNKDNFQPSQQYYLKNEIVNPLERARITEPLDVGIRAINALLTIGKGQRIGIFSGAGVGKSTLLGMISRFTEADVNVITLIGERGREVREFIEDNLGEEGLRKSVVVVATSDQPPLAKIRAVYTAIAIANYFSNTGKDVLFLVDSLTRLAMAQREIGLAIGEPPTTKGYTPSVFALLPKFIEQAGNFVGRGSITGIYTVLVEGDDISMDPVADAAMGFLDGHIVLSRNLANKRIFPAIDILKSVSRLMPQLVDDEILKYQSIFMDMESTYRESEDMINLGLYKKGTTPKIDLAIDIHPEIEMFIKQDMNEKISFEESINALEQLAEKIKNKGLSYGINWS, from the coding sequence ATGAAATTAAAAGAGAGATTAAGAAGAATTCCCCGATATAAGATTAAAGGAAGAATTACAGGTGTTACAGGACCAATTATAGAAGCTTTTCTTCCAAAAGTTTCCATCGGGGACTCTTGTAAACTGGAAAATGGAGTAGAAGCCGAAGTCGTAGGATTTAAAGATAACAAAACACTCCTTATGGCCTATGACGACACAAAAGGAATATCTGTAGGAAGCTGGATAGAGTCGCGGCAAGAACCTGTCAGTGTGGGAGTCGGAGAAGAGCTTTTAGGTTGTGTGGTAGATCCTTTTGGAAAACCTTTAAACAAAGATAATTTTCAACCATCCCAGCAGTATTACCTAAAAAACGAAATAGTCAATCCCCTTGAAAGGGCAAGAATAACAGAACCCTTAGATGTAGGAATCAGAGCAATAAATGCACTTTTGACCATCGGGAAAGGTCAGAGGATAGGAATATTCTCTGGAGCTGGAGTTGGTAAGAGTACTCTTCTTGGGATGATATCAAGATTTACAGAAGCAGATGTTAATGTTATTACACTGATAGGAGAAAGAGGAAGAGAAGTCAGAGAGTTTATAGAGGACAATTTGGGGGAAGAAGGTTTAAGGAAATCGGTAGTAGTTGTTGCCACTTCAGATCAGCCACCTCTTGCAAAGATAAGAGCTGTATATACAGCTATAGCAATAGCAAACTATTTTTCAAATACAGGAAAAGATGTTCTTTTTCTGGTTGATTCATTGACAAGGCTTGCTATGGCACAGAGAGAGATCGGACTTGCTATAGGTGAACCTCCCACTACAAAAGGATATACACCTTCAGTATTTGCTCTCCTGCCGAAATTCATAGAACAGGCAGGAAATTTTGTAGGTAGAGGAAGCATAACAGGTATATACACAGTTTTAGTAGAAGGGGATGATATCAGTATGGATCCAGTCGCTGATGCTGCAATGGGATTTTTGGATGGTCATATAGTTCTTTCCCGTAATCTGGCAAATAAAAGGATATTTCCCGCTATAGATATTCTAAAAAGCGTTAGCAGATTAATGCCTCAGCTTGTAGATGACGAAATATTAAAGTACCAATCGATTTTTATGGATATGGAATCTACATATCGGGAGTCTGAGGATATGATAAATTTAGGGCTGTATAAAAAGGGAACAACACCAAAGATAGACCTTGCGATAGATATACATCCGGAGATAGAGATGTTTATAAAACAGGATATGAACGAAAAAATCAGTTTTGAAGAAAGTATAAACGCCCTTGAGCAACTTGCTGAAAAAATCAAAAATAAGGGGTTAAGTTATGGAATTAACTGGAGTTAG
- a CDS encoding flagellar hook protein FlgE, with the protein MIQSFYTGNAGLGANREWLSVISDNIANVNTVGFKAERANFEDLISKSLTTFANGSPKNYEIGGGSFVGSTTKDFSQGSLMNTNTPTDLALDGEGFFMVQDNQGLTYYTRAGQFRTNAEGDLINLNGQKLLGWMLDRNGNISGAIRSINVPNSMEPAQTTQIAFKEPTNLDSRVNVISAPFNPGDSTTFNYVNSFTTYDSLGNPHITSYYFQRTGTNTWNVYKLIDGTISPVDVGGTLYKSVRLSFNSDGTLDVNNIYADTQVSLASNETQGDTATDGYFTLSNLPVRGSVHIKSYSDSGTPYIVNWHDDGAGNIIDENGEVVGSIDYTTGQIRIPLLEDTDNTDQITVDYLYNETAAMAAVDPTQVTFSGYDPNNGAAVPLTTTENFKEIRQVASDFIFYAQQDGYAKGDLLSVAVSEDGIVKGVYSNGQVKDIARIAIATFKDKEILVRKGNNLYLPNSQTYTPIIVPGGVISKIRSGFLELSNVDISREFINLITAQRAYQANARTITTSDQVLQETMNIKR; encoded by the coding sequence ATGATTCAATCATTTTACACAGGGAATGCAGGTCTTGGAGCTAACAGGGAATGGCTTTCGGTTATATCGGATAATATAGCAAATGTTAACACTGTCGGTTTTAAAGCAGAGAGGGCAAATTTTGAAGATTTGATTTCTAAAAGTCTTACCACATTTGCCAACGGCTCTCCCAAGAACTACGAGATAGGTGGAGGTAGTTTTGTAGGTTCTACCACAAAGGATTTTTCACAGGGCTCGCTGATGAACACCAACACACCTACAGATCTTGCCCTTGATGGAGAAGGATTCTTCATGGTTCAGGATAATCAGGGACTGACTTACTATACAAGGGCTGGACAGTTCAGAACGAATGCAGAAGGAGATCTGATCAATCTTAATGGACAGAAGCTACTGGGATGGATGCTTGACAGAAACGGAAATATATCAGGTGCCATAAGAAGTATTAATGTGCCTAACTCTATGGAACCTGCACAGACAACACAGATAGCTTTCAAAGAACCTACTAACCTTGACTCAAGGGTAAATGTTATATCTGCACCGTTTAATCCGGGAGATTCTACAACATTTAACTATGTAAACTCTTTCACAACCTATGATTCCCTTGGAAATCCACATATCACATCTTACTACTTCCAGAGAACAGGAACAAATACATGGAATGTGTATAAACTGATAGATGGAACAATATCTCCTGTAGATGTGGGAGGAACACTGTACAAATCAGTCAGACTGAGCTTCAACTCAGATGGAACTCTGGATGTTAATAATATATATGCCGATACACAGGTTTCCCTTGCTTCCAATGAAACACAGGGAGATACAGCTACAGACGGTTATTTCACGCTGTCAAACCTACCTGTTAGAGGAAGTGTTCATATAAAATCGTACTCTGATAGTGGTACTCCATATATAGTCAACTGGCATGATGATGGTGCAGGTAATATTATAGATGAAAATGGAGAAGTGGTTGGATCTATAGACTATACCACTGGACAGATAAGAATCCCATTACTCGAAGACACAGATAATACAGACCAGATAACTGTAGATTATCTGTACAATGAGACAGCTGCCATGGCTGCTGTTGATCCTACACAGGTTACCTTCTCAGGCTATGACCCAAACAACGGTGCAGCGGTACCTCTTACAACAACAGAGAACTTTAAAGAAATACGTCAGGTTGCTTCAGACTTTATCTTTTACGCACAGCAGGACGGATATGCAAAAGGAGATTTACTGTCTGTTGCTGTCAGTGAGGATGGTATAGTGAAAGGTGTCTACTCTAACGGTCAGGTTAAAGATATTGCAAGAATAGCTATAGCAACATTTAAAGATAAGGAGATACTTGTCAGAAAAGGAAACAATTTATATCTTCCAAACAGTCAGACATATACCCCGATTATCGTTCCTGGAGGGGTTATTTCTAAGATAAGAAGTGGATTTTTAGAACTATCTAATGTGGATATATCAAGGGAGTTCATCAACCTGATAACAGCTCAAAGAGCATATCAGGCAAACGCAAGGACAATAACTACATCTGATCAGGTCTTACAAGAAACAATGAATATCAAGAGATAA
- the fliE gene encoding flagellar hook-basal body complex protein FliE: MRIEGLQDFGQLTTQKKQQKEVKSFGDVLQEFVADVNADLKNAKEAEKLIAEGKVENLENLLYQIAKSDISLRLITEIRNKALESYQEIMRMQV, encoded by the coding sequence ATGAGAATTGAAGGTCTGCAGGACTTTGGACAGTTAACAACACAGAAAAAACAGCAAAAGGAAGTGAAATCCTTTGGCGATGTACTGCAGGAATTTGTAGCCGATGTAAACGCCGACCTGAAAAACGCAAAAGAGGCAGAAAAACTGATAGCCGAAGGTAAAGTGGAAAACCTTGAAAATCTCCTGTACCAGATTGCGAAATCAGATATATCGTTAAGACTGATTACAGAAATAAGAAATAAAGCTCTTGAAAGTTATCAAGAAATAATGAGAATGCAGGTGTAG